The Corynebacterium suranareeae genome window below encodes:
- the ggt gene encoding gamma-glutamyltransferase produces MKVTQSTILRSMAAFTVAALTLTISSCSTDDDTSASATSSEASTSEANTSPPLAPCELPADATSDEAVEGTHTGDDISVAPEIGTGYREGMTPVQTEGYAVATANPLASEAACAVLREGGTAADALVTAQFVLGLTEPQSSGLGGGGYILYYDAEANAVTAIDGRETAPVAADENYLIHVSAEDQTAPVPDARRSGRSIGVPGIVAALGQLHDSFGQTSWQDVLAAPEQLAADGFEISPRMSASIANSAEDLSHDPEAAAYFLDENGEAKAPGTLLQNPDYAETIRLISEGGPDAFYTGEIAADIVERATREVDGFTPSLMSTADLAAYTPETREALCAPYRDKVVCGMPPSSSGGVTVMETLGILNNFDLSQYPPTEVGLDGGLPDAEAVHLISEAERLAYADRDAYIGDPAFVDVPGGGVDELISADYTDRRADLIDPDNSMGEATAGLSEEPVMAPIPENGTSHISIIDSYGNAASLTTSVEAAFGSFHFTRGFILNNQLTDFSAEPLDENGEPVANRVESAKRPRSSMSPMLVFNADDGGEIADLNMVLGSPGGSLIIQFVVKTLVNIIDWGMDPQQAVSAPNFGAMNQPKTGLGSEHPLIADDSADLVSELESKGHEVNVGEQSSGLSALVKDGDTIVGGADPRREGVVLGG; encoded by the coding sequence ATGAAAGTGACCCAAAGCACAATCTTAAGATCGATGGCTGCGTTCACTGTGGCAGCCCTGACCCTGACCATTTCTTCTTGTTCTACTGACGATGACACCTCGGCAAGCGCCACAAGTTCTGAAGCTTCAACATCTGAAGCAAACACCTCTCCCCCACTTGCCCCCTGTGAGCTTCCCGCTGATGCAACTTCTGATGAAGCGGTCGAAGGCACGCACACTGGTGATGATATTTCGGTAGCTCCGGAAATCGGCACTGGTTACCGCGAGGGCATGACCCCAGTTCAAACCGAAGGCTATGCGGTAGCAACTGCCAACCCCCTGGCTTCTGAAGCAGCGTGTGCTGTGTTGAGGGAAGGTGGCACTGCAGCTGATGCCCTGGTCACAGCACAGTTTGTGTTGGGACTTACCGAACCCCAGTCATCCGGTCTTGGTGGCGGCGGATACATTTTGTACTACGACGCCGAAGCTAATGCAGTAACTGCGATTGATGGTCGTGAGACAGCACCTGTCGCCGCAGATGAAAACTATCTGATCCATGTATCAGCTGAGGATCAAACAGCGCCGGTGCCCGATGCTAGGCGTTCAGGCAGGTCAATTGGTGTTCCTGGAATTGTGGCAGCTTTAGGCCAGCTCCACGATTCTTTCGGCCAGACCTCTTGGCAGGATGTTTTAGCTGCTCCAGAGCAACTAGCCGCCGATGGTTTTGAGATCAGTCCGCGTATGTCTGCATCCATTGCTAATTCAGCTGAAGATCTGTCGCATGATCCAGAAGCCGCTGCGTACTTCCTTGATGAAAACGGCGAGGCGAAAGCACCAGGCACGCTGCTGCAAAACCCGGATTACGCTGAAACCATTCGCCTTATCTCAGAAGGTGGCCCCGATGCCTTCTACACGGGTGAAATCGCAGCTGACATCGTGGAGCGCGCAACTCGTGAGGTTGACGGATTTACTCCTTCCTTGATGAGCACTGCAGATTTGGCTGCTTATACTCCAGAGACCCGCGAGGCGTTGTGTGCTCCGTACCGTGACAAGGTTGTGTGCGGTATGCCGCCATCATCATCTGGTGGTGTCACGGTGATGGAAACCTTAGGCATTCTGAATAACTTTGATCTTTCCCAGTACCCACCCACTGAGGTTGGTTTAGATGGCGGGCTGCCAGATGCGGAAGCTGTGCACTTGATTTCAGAAGCAGAACGTTTGGCTTATGCCGACCGTGATGCATATATCGGTGATCCTGCATTTGTTGATGTTCCTGGCGGTGGCGTCGATGAGCTGATCAGCGCAGACTACACCGATAGGCGTGCAGATCTAATTGATCCTGACAACTCTATGGGCGAGGCAACGGCAGGTCTTAGCGAAGAACCGGTGATGGCTCCGATACCGGAAAATGGCACCAGCCACATTTCTATCATCGATTCTTATGGCAACGCTGCATCGCTGACCACCAGTGTGGAAGCAGCATTTGGCTCATTCCACTTCACCCGCGGTTTCATTTTGAACAATCAGCTAACTGACTTCTCTGCTGAACCACTTGATGAAAACGGCGAGCCAGTAGCAAACCGGGTGGAATCTGCGAAACGTCCACGTTCATCGATGTCCCCAATGTTGGTGTTCAATGCCGATGACGGTGGCGAGATCGCGGATCTGAACATGGTGTTGGGTTCACCTGGTGGATCCCTGATTATCCAGTTCGTGGTGAAAACCTTGGTCAACATTATTGACTGGGGAATGGATCCACAGCAGGCAGTTTCTGCACCTAACTTTGGTGCAATGAATCAACCTAAAACAGGACTGGGCAGTGAACATCCATTGATCGCTGATGATTCAGCAGACTTGGTCTCTGAATTGGAAAGCAAAGGCCACGAGGTCAATGTGGGTGAACAATCCAGTGGTTTGTCCGCCCTGGTAAAAGATGGCGACACCATTGTTGGTGGCGCCGATCCACGCAGAGAAGGCGTGGTCTTGGGCGGCTAA
- a CDS encoding ABC transporter transmembrane domain-containing protein, producing MIRRQWGKVAFGAFFLGLWQLSEALVPIAIGVIVDHAVLPRDFRLLIIGLVAFALLFVVLSFSYRFGSRALNKAVNFESHALRVEVADHALKNLDPKSLVPGEVMSRSTADADSSTRIFSQIGTGVSAATGFLGAAVYLLVSDWLVGLLVLVLVPVISGIVALASKGISRRSFKQQEKLAESGAQASDIMMGLRVIKAIGGERWAAQTFEKASQDSAKAAVDTAVASGKVAGIGELSIALNLAAVLLLAGWRVTTGELGPGQLIAIVGVAVYLSEPIRLLSNSINASAIAHGAAERVATFLNLTAAEDAGSHTMDIKKGELVVVTPPVTAVSQGDNVLTTPHAADIFEGTLRSNICMDHHKDTPIDPEVISASGLSDIIEAEGIDAPVRDSGSNLSGGQRQRVALARALHANPEVLVLVDPTSAVDSVTEVAIAQGVKQLRAGKTTIIVSSSPAFYNLADRMIAGE from the coding sequence ATGATTAGGCGACAGTGGGGCAAAGTTGCCTTCGGTGCTTTTTTCTTGGGGCTGTGGCAGCTTTCAGAAGCATTGGTTCCGATCGCAATTGGTGTGATTGTTGATCATGCAGTGCTGCCACGGGATTTCAGGCTCCTAATTATTGGTCTTGTTGCCTTTGCTCTGTTGTTTGTGGTGCTGAGTTTTTCTTATCGCTTCGGCTCGCGGGCACTTAATAAGGCAGTGAACTTTGAATCCCATGCGTTGCGTGTGGAGGTGGCAGATCATGCGCTGAAAAACTTAGATCCTAAGAGTTTGGTTCCGGGTGAGGTGATGTCGCGTTCCACGGCGGATGCGGATTCCTCGACAAGGATTTTTAGTCAGATCGGCACGGGGGTGTCAGCTGCAACTGGCTTTCTAGGGGCAGCGGTTTATCTCCTCGTTAGTGATTGGCTAGTCGGGCTTTTGGTCTTAGTCTTAGTTCCGGTTATCTCTGGAATCGTTGCCTTAGCTAGTAAAGGAATTTCGCGGCGAAGTTTTAAACAGCAAGAAAAGTTAGCGGAATCTGGTGCGCAGGCAAGCGATATCATGATGGGTTTGCGCGTAATTAAGGCCATTGGTGGCGAGCGTTGGGCTGCGCAAACTTTTGAAAAGGCTTCGCAGGATTCAGCGAAAGCGGCGGTTGATACGGCTGTTGCTTCGGGAAAAGTTGCTGGCATCGGTGAGTTGTCCATTGCATTGAACTTGGCTGCCGTGTTGCTCTTGGCGGGGTGGAGGGTGACCACAGGGGAGTTGGGGCCAGGTCAGTTGATCGCCATTGTTGGTGTGGCGGTGTATTTGTCTGAGCCGATTCGATTGTTGAGTAACTCGATTAATGCATCCGCCATTGCTCATGGTGCGGCAGAGCGTGTGGCTACTTTCTTAAATCTCACTGCTGCTGAAGATGCAGGATCACACACCATGGACATTAAAAAGGGAGAACTGGTTGTTGTTACTCCACCTGTTACTGCAGTGTCACAGGGCGACAATGTGCTAACCACGCCTCATGCTGCCGATATTTTCGAAGGCACGTTGCGGTCCAATATCTGCATGGATCACCACAAAGATACCCCTATTGATCCAGAGGTGATTAGCGCTTCTGGGCTAAGCGACATTATTGAGGCCGAGGGAATCGATGCACCGGTGAGGGATTCTGGTAGTAATCTTTCCGGTGGTCAGCGCCAGCGCGTGGCATTGGCCAGAGCGTTGCATGCCAATCCAGAGGTATTAGTACTGGTAGATCCCACAAGTGCAGTAGATTCTGTGACTGAGGTAGCTATCGCCCAAGGGGTTAAACAGTTGAGAGCTGGGAAGACAACGATCATTGTGAGTTCTTCACCTGCTTTTTATAACTTGGCGGATCGGATGATTGCTGGTGAGTAA
- a CDS encoding TetR/AcrR family transcriptional regulator, with the protein MVRQRMTGKERREQLISIGRAVFAERGFDGASVEEIAARANVSKPVVYEHFGGKEGLYAVVIDREMIKLESMITQSLQHGRSRYRIEQAVLALLTYVEDETDGFLILVRDMRPGESRSYGTLLNDATTQVSHILGNAFTRSGLNPEYATLYGQALVGMVSMTAQWWLDERTPPKEEVAAHIVNLCWNGLTGMEADPKLTPVSSTEGAIFGQDNETSKEIQA; encoded by the coding sequence ATGGTTCGACAGCGGATGACCGGCAAGGAACGCCGGGAGCAATTAATCTCTATTGGGCGTGCGGTTTTCGCTGAGCGAGGTTTTGATGGCGCGAGCGTGGAGGAGATTGCCGCGCGCGCGAATGTGTCTAAGCCGGTGGTGTATGAGCACTTCGGTGGCAAAGAGGGTTTGTATGCGGTGGTTATTGATCGTGAGATGATCAAGTTGGAGTCGATGATCACGCAGTCTTTGCAGCATGGTCGCTCCCGTTACCGCATTGAGCAGGCTGTTCTTGCGCTTTTGACGTATGTGGAAGATGAAACGGATGGGTTTTTGATCCTGGTGCGCGATATGCGGCCCGGCGAGAGTCGGTCGTATGGCACTTTGCTTAACGACGCCACGACGCAGGTCTCACACATCCTCGGCAATGCCTTCACCCGGTCCGGGCTCAATCCGGAGTACGCGACTCTTTATGGGCAAGCATTGGTCGGCATGGTCTCGATGACGGCACAATGGTGGTTGGATGAGCGCACTCCGCCGAAGGAAGAAGTTGCGGCGCATATTGTTAATCTCTGTTGGAATGGTTTGACGGGGATGGAAGCCGATCCGAAGTTAACGCCTGTCAGTTCCACTGAGGGTGCGATTTTTGGTCAAGATAATGAAACATCTAAGGAGATTCAAGCGTGA
- the mfd gene encoding transcription-repair coupling factor, with translation MLAGLLKVAATDPKLKGLMSNVGQQHLHITGIDQARPWVIGALAHHAPVLVVTATGREAEDLTAELKAMMGDKVAWLPSWETLPHERLSPGVDIVGKRAQVLNHLKDLKVVVAAARAFCQPVLKEAEGRAPLTLSEGAEFDFSSLTSELVFRAYKHVDMVAKRGEFATRGGILDIFPTTLDYPVRVEFWGDEVSDIRQFSVADQRTIPEITIESIEIYPARELLITKDVAARAESLMTKHPGNPTLVEMLSKISDSQDVDGMEALIPALTDTPMVPMLELMPENTHVLVIAPEKVRTRIADLEATDAEFLMAGWEAAAMGADGPVAAEGLDLEASSYRSYESLEVSASKSDLAWWTFAPPGMFEAADEATLPLDFEAGPAPRGELPKIDEMMAQLLAHTTAGGRAAFIAPTQGAIKRMVDRFAEKGIPTHVATPGWEPTPGQVTLYHALSHAGLVFPKVRKHRDGAAMPLVVITETDLTGNRVGDIAGAKRRPAKRRNKVDPLALEPGDLVVHETHGIGRFVKMTERTISAGDETSRREYIVLEYAPSKRGQPGDQLYVPMDALDMLSRYVGGEKPTLSKMGGSDWKNAKKKARAAVREIAGELVELYAKRQSAPGHPFAPDTPWQKEMEDNFPYVETEDQMLAIDAVKEDMEKSVPMDRVIIGDVGYGKTEVAVRAAFKAVQDGKQVAVLVPTTLLAQQHQSTFEERMAGFPVTIKGLSRFTSTADSKEILSGLATGSVDIVIGTHRLLQTGVQWKNLGLVIVDEEQRFGVEHKEHIKALRTHVDVLTMSATPIPRTLEMSMAGIREMTTMLTPPEDRHPILTYVGPYEDKQVAASIRRELLRDGQVFFIHNKVADIEKKAREIRDLVPEARVVVAHGQMSEELLEQTVQGFWDREYDVLVCTTIVETGLDIANANTLIVENAHHMGLSQLHQLRGRVGRSRERGYAYFLYPKGATLTEMSYDRLATIAQNNDLGAGMAVAMKDLEMRGAGNVLGAEQSGHIAGVGFDLYVRLVGEAVEAYRALADGKTVDGTVKGPKEIRVDLPVDAHIPEKYINAERLRLEIYRKLAQSESEVDLRLAVEEMEDRYGPIPEEVARLLSVSRLRHLMREAHLTDIAVQGTRIKVHPVDLADSQQVRLKRLFPGATYRAAAKAIQLSFPKAGNKVTDPLLRDVDLLQWIADFISKMFNLEEIDVRGPKRGKPKKKTNVISVSE, from the coding sequence ATGCTCGCGGGGTTGTTGAAGGTCGCTGCAACCGACCCTAAATTAAAGGGATTGATGTCCAATGTGGGGCAGCAGCATCTGCATATCACGGGTATCGATCAGGCTCGTCCGTGGGTGATCGGTGCGTTGGCTCATCATGCTCCGGTGTTGGTGGTGACTGCTACTGGTCGTGAGGCCGAGGATCTTACCGCTGAGTTGAAGGCAATGATGGGGGATAAGGTGGCGTGGCTTCCTTCGTGGGAGACGTTGCCTCATGAACGCTTAAGCCCTGGTGTAGATATTGTGGGCAAGCGTGCCCAGGTACTCAATCACTTGAAAGACTTAAAAGTTGTTGTCGCTGCTGCGCGCGCGTTTTGCCAGCCTGTGCTGAAAGAAGCAGAAGGTCGTGCGCCGCTGACACTTTCTGAAGGCGCAGAGTTTGATTTTTCTAGCCTGACGTCAGAGTTAGTTTTCCGTGCATATAAGCATGTGGACATGGTGGCAAAGCGTGGTGAGTTTGCTACCCGCGGTGGCATTTTGGATATTTTCCCTACCACGTTGGATTATCCGGTGCGTGTGGAATTTTGGGGCGATGAAGTCTCTGACATCAGGCAGTTCTCTGTTGCCGATCAGCGCACCATCCCAGAAATTACCATTGAAAGCATCGAGATTTATCCGGCGCGTGAACTGCTGATCACTAAAGATGTTGCTGCTCGTGCTGAGTCGTTGATGACCAAGCATCCGGGCAATCCCACATTGGTGGAGATGCTGTCAAAGATTTCTGATTCTCAGGACGTTGATGGCATGGAGGCATTGATTCCAGCGCTGACCGATACTCCGATGGTGCCCATGCTGGAACTCATGCCAGAAAATACTCACGTGTTGGTGATTGCTCCGGAAAAAGTGCGCACCCGTATTGCGGATTTGGAAGCAACCGATGCTGAGTTTTTGATGGCAGGGTGGGAAGCCGCTGCCATGGGAGCTGATGGTCCCGTAGCTGCAGAAGGCCTCGATTTGGAAGCTTCTAGCTATCGCAGTTATGAAAGTTTGGAGGTCTCTGCGTCGAAAAGCGATTTGGCGTGGTGGACTTTCGCCCCGCCCGGCATGTTTGAGGCGGCGGATGAAGCGACGCTGCCGTTGGATTTTGAAGCCGGCCCGGCGCCGCGCGGTGAGCTGCCGAAAATCGATGAGATGATGGCCCAGCTGCTCGCGCACACTACCGCTGGCGGACGTGCGGCGTTTATTGCGCCAACCCAAGGCGCGATTAAACGTATGGTTGATCGCTTTGCCGAGAAGGGCATTCCGACTCACGTGGCAACCCCAGGCTGGGAGCCAACGCCTGGTCAAGTCACTTTATATCATGCGCTCAGCCATGCCGGTTTGGTATTTCCTAAGGTGCGGAAACACCGTGATGGCGCTGCCATGCCACTGGTGGTTATTACCGAAACCGATCTGACCGGTAACCGGGTGGGCGATATCGCGGGAGCAAAACGCAGGCCTGCGAAACGCCGGAACAAAGTGGATCCTTTGGCATTGGAACCAGGGGATTTGGTGGTGCATGAAACCCACGGCATTGGGCGTTTTGTGAAAATGACTGAACGTACCATTTCCGCAGGTGATGAAACCTCGCGCCGGGAATACATCGTGCTGGAATATGCGCCATCCAAGCGTGGCCAGCCAGGCGACCAGCTTTACGTGCCCATGGATGCACTGGATATGCTCAGCCGCTACGTTGGTGGCGAAAAACCAACCCTTTCCAAAATGGGTGGTTCTGATTGGAAAAACGCGAAGAAAAAGGCTCGAGCAGCAGTCCGGGAAATCGCCGGTGAGTTGGTGGAACTTTACGCCAAGCGCCAATCCGCGCCGGGTCATCCTTTTGCGCCAGATACTCCATGGCAAAAAGAAATGGAAGATAACTTTCCCTACGTAGAAACCGAAGACCAAATGCTGGCGATCGATGCGGTCAAGGAGGACATGGAGAAAAGTGTCCCGATGGATCGCGTGATCATTGGTGATGTGGGATACGGCAAAACCGAAGTGGCGGTGCGCGCGGCGTTTAAAGCAGTTCAAGATGGCAAACAAGTAGCTGTGTTGGTGCCCACCACGTTGCTTGCTCAGCAGCATCAGTCCACTTTTGAAGAGCGCATGGCTGGTTTTCCAGTCACGATCAAAGGCTTGTCACGTTTTACTTCGACAGCTGACTCTAAAGAAATTTTGTCCGGACTTGCCACGGGTTCGGTGGATATCGTGATCGGTACGCACCGTCTATTGCAAACCGGTGTGCAGTGGAAAAACTTAGGCCTTGTCATTGTTGATGAGGAGCAGCGTTTCGGTGTTGAGCACAAAGAGCACATCAAGGCTTTGCGTACTCACGTGGATGTGTTGACCATGTCCGCAACCCCAATTCCACGAACCTTGGAAATGTCTATGGCTGGTATTCGTGAGATGACCACCATGCTGACCCCTCCTGAGGATCGCCATCCCATCCTCACCTATGTAGGCCCTTATGAAGACAAACAGGTTGCGGCATCAATTCGACGTGAGCTCCTGCGAGACGGTCAAGTCTTTTTCATCCACAACAAGGTGGCAGATATTGAAAAGAAAGCCCGTGAAATCCGTGACCTCGTGCCCGAAGCACGCGTGGTTGTTGCCCACGGCCAGATGAGCGAGGAACTGCTTGAGCAAACAGTTCAAGGATTCTGGGACCGCGAATACGACGTGCTTGTGTGTACCACCATCGTGGAAACAGGGTTGGACATTGCCAACGCCAACACGCTGATCGTGGAAAATGCCCACCACATGGGCTTGTCTCAGCTTCACCAATTGCGTGGCCGAGTGGGTCGTTCCCGCGAGCGCGGTTACGCTTACTTCCTGTATCCAAAGGGCGCAACACTAACGGAAATGTCCTACGACCGTCTTGCGACCATCGCCCAAAACAACGATCTGGGTGCTGGCATGGCCGTTGCGATGAAGGACCTGGAAATGCGTGGCGCCGGAAACGTGCTGGGTGCAGAACAATCAGGCCACATTGCAGGCGTTGGCTTTGATTTGTATGTGCGTCTTGTCGGTGAAGCAGTTGAGGCTTATCGCGCGCTTGCCGACGGAAAAACTGTCGACGGCACCGTTAAAGGACCAAAGGAAATCCGCGTGGACCTTCCAGTGGACGCCCACATTCCGGAGAAATACATCAACGCCGAACGCCTGCGCCTGGAAATTTACCGAAAGCTCGCACAATCCGAATCCGAAGTGGATCTGCGCCTAGCGGTCGAAGAAATGGAAGACCGCTACGGACCGATCCCCGAAGAGGTTGCCCGACTGCTCTCGGTATCCAGGTTGCGCCACCTCATGCGCGAAGCACACCTCACCGACATTGCAGTCCAGGGCACACGCATCAAGGTCCACCCGGTTGACCTGGCCGACTCCCAGCAAGTGCGCTTAAAGCGCCTGTTCCCAGGCGCCACCTACCGCGCTGCCGCTAAAGCAATCCAGTTGTCCTTCCCGAAGGCTGGCAACAAGGTGACAGATCCTTTGCTTCGCGACGTCGACCTCCTCCAATGGATCGCCGACTTTATTTCCAAAATGTTCAACTTGGAAGAAATCGATGTCCGCGGACCGAAGCGAGGCAAGCCGAAGAAGAAAACAAATGTAATCTCCGTCAGCGAATAA
- a CDS encoding ABC transporter ATP-binding protein has product MSKLIASSTPKQAFKAAIAELKPYRLRLVGVVFCGVFTAVAGLVGPWAVGGLVDKLLESPSMDDVVAFALLIVAGGVVSGLGTWWGSALLARALEPAIARLREKVLRAAVSLDANTVETAGRGDVISRIADDSREVSNAASTVVPLMVQAGFTVVISAFGMAAVDWRLGLVGLVAIPLYWTTLRVYLPRSGPLYTREREAFGVRTQRLVGAVEGAETLRAFRAEDTELKRIDAASAEARDISISVFRFLTWAFSRNNRAECITLILILGTGFYLFNADLVTVGAVSTAALIFHRLFGPIGVLVGMFSDIQSASASLIRMVGVINTASHQVSGTLPAPASTALSLFDVSHHYHTAPVIKNASLQIAEGERIAIVGATGAGKSTLALIAAGLLTQSSGRVSLGGVDFADIDPDELRKNIAMVSQEIHCFRGSVLDNVKIARPGATDAEVKAVLSDLDDAWLERLPQGLETIVGDGGFRLTSVENQIIALARVHLADPAIVILDEATAESGSDHAKLLEEAALKVTKDRSALVVAHRLDQARTADRIIVMDSGEIIESGTHEQLRAIGGRYEALWSAWSAR; this is encoded by the coding sequence GTGAGTAAGTTGATTGCGTCATCGACGCCGAAACAAGCGTTTAAAGCGGCCATTGCGGAGCTCAAGCCGTACAGGTTAAGGCTGGTGGGGGTTGTTTTTTGTGGTGTGTTCACCGCCGTGGCGGGGTTGGTAGGGCCATGGGCGGTGGGAGGGCTCGTCGATAAGCTGCTTGAATCCCCAAGCATGGACGACGTTGTAGCTTTCGCACTCCTGATCGTGGCTGGCGGCGTGGTTTCTGGCCTGGGCACGTGGTGGGGTAGCGCGCTGTTGGCGCGCGCGTTGGAGCCCGCGATTGCCCGGTTGCGCGAAAAAGTGCTGCGTGCGGCGGTGAGCTTGGATGCCAACACCGTGGAAACTGCCGGGCGCGGCGATGTAATTTCGCGTATTGCCGATGATTCGCGTGAGGTTTCTAATGCAGCGAGCACGGTTGTGCCGCTGATGGTTCAAGCTGGATTTACCGTGGTAATTTCCGCGTTCGGCATGGCTGCGGTGGATTGGCGGCTGGGCCTTGTTGGACTTGTGGCGATCCCGCTTTATTGGACCACGCTGCGCGTCTATCTTCCCAGGTCTGGGCCACTTTATACCCGTGAGCGCGAGGCTTTCGGTGTGCGCACGCAGCGCCTTGTTGGTGCGGTTGAAGGCGCGGAAACCTTGCGTGCGTTTCGGGCTGAGGACACTGAGTTGAAGCGAATTGATGCAGCGTCAGCGGAAGCTCGCGATATTTCCATTTCTGTTTTCAGGTTTTTAACCTGGGCGTTTTCACGCAACAATCGCGCGGAATGCATCACGTTGATTCTCATTTTGGGCACAGGCTTTTACCTGTTCAACGCGGATTTAGTCACTGTCGGTGCCGTGTCCACAGCCGCGCTGATTTTCCATCGCCTTTTCGGCCCCATCGGCGTGCTGGTCGGCATGTTTTCCGACATCCAATCCGCCAGCGCATCGCTGATCCGCATGGTCGGCGTGATTAACACCGCCTCACACCAGGTCAGCGGCACCTTGCCGGCGCCTGCCAGCACCGCTTTATCGCTTTTCGACGTCTCCCACCACTACCACACCGCTCCTGTTATTAAGAACGCATCCCTGCAGATTGCTGAAGGCGAGCGGATTGCGATAGTGGGGGCAACCGGTGCTGGAAAAAGTACGCTTGCCCTCATTGCAGCTGGTTTATTAACCCAAAGCTCTGGACGTGTGAGTCTTGGCGGTGTTGATTTTGCTGATATCGACCCAGACGAACTACGCAAAAACATCGCGATGGTAAGTCAGGAAATCCACTGTTTTAGAGGCTCAGTTCTAGACAATGTGAAAATTGCGCGACCCGGAGCAACCGATGCCGAAGTAAAAGCAGTGCTTTCTGATTTAGATGATGCCTGGTTAGAGCGTTTACCTCAAGGCCTTGAAACCATTGTGGGCGATGGCGGATTCAGATTAACTTCAGTGGAAAACCAAATCATCGCTCTTGCTCGCGTTCATTTGGCGGATCCAGCGATCGTGATCCTAGATGAAGCCACCGCCGAATCAGGTTCAGATCATGCCAAACTGCTGGAAGAAGCAGCCCTGAAAGTAACCAAAGATCGCTCAGCGCTGGTCGTGGCTCACCGTCTTGATCAAGCACGAACCGCCGATCGCATCATTGTCATGGATTCCGGAGAAATCATAGAATCCGGAACTCATGAACAACTTCGAGCAATCGGCGGTCGTTATGAGGCGCTGTGGTCAGCGTGGTCTGCGCGGTAA
- a CDS encoding excalibur calcium-binding domain-containing protein: MQSRAVLGFSSLLLMGLITACDADTSESSSSEITVTQVVTTTQTTSEEASTVTETVAEVAPVEEIGQEIVEPAAVEYIPEPETYVNTPQHFAEIPAPPPAPVQSYYANCAAVRAAGAAPLYAGSPGYSSKLDRDGDGIACE, from the coding sequence ATGCAATCAAGAGCAGTTCTTGGCTTTTCATCCCTACTACTCATGGGTCTTATAACTGCTTGCGACGCGGACACTTCAGAATCTAGCAGTTCAGAAATCACCGTTACCCAGGTCGTGACCACCACGCAGACCACTTCTGAAGAAGCCAGCACAGTAACCGAAACGGTTGCAGAAGTTGCACCAGTGGAAGAAATTGGTCAGGAAATCGTGGAACCAGCAGCAGTAGAGTACATTCCCGAGCCTGAAACTTATGTCAATACTCCACAACACTTTGCTGAAATCCCGGCTCCCCCACCTGCACCTGTTCAGTCGTATTATGCCAATTGCGCAGCGGTTCGTGCAGCAGGAGCAGCGCCACTTTATGCAGGATCTCCTGGATACAGTTCCAAACTTGACCGCGATGGCGATGGAATTGCCTGCGAATAG